caaacaaaaagatgaagagatttaGCGGATAGGGAGGCTTCTAGATGAAtctaatgaaattatgaataaacagagggttgagcttgaggagctgAAGAAGGAAGCTCTTGAAAAAGAGGAGAAAGCATCTGGTGTTCTTGAACCAGACtaggaggaagatgaagatgttggGAAGAACCCGATGAAGATGTCGGCCAAGATGGTTGAGAAATCCCTTAAGGTTAGAAACGAGTTGGTCAAGGTTATTGAGAAGTCAGACATAACAAAGTCAGTCAAATTGTTAAAGAGGTCAACCAAGGTAAAAGACAGGAGGGcaataaggaaaaagaagaactcaaatttgattgaaagaagcaaactCGATGTGGGATGATGCACATGGAAAGCCGAacgaaggaagaaaaaaatttaagtttatgggggagtttcttgggataaacttaaactttagggttttattaataattttctttaaatcttattttattagtttttgggtatagtaatatttagttcgatttgatagagataaaataaggatacatagttatgattttcgatttatctaggtacaatattattttctgatagattaaacatattttatttttaaaatagtagatattttatttttattccctgtaatattgtaagtgttaTGGCTTTTTAAATCCTTTCAATTATCAAAGAATACCAACACTCAATTTCAGGAAAATATCAGAGTGAGTATATTGTGAGATTTTCCCATCAATATGTTCTAGAGGCGTTATTGACTCAAGAGAGGATGGGGAATAACCTTGGGATTCATTTAAAGCATTTTAGAAATTAACAGTATgcttactaaaataatatattatcaaactTTATTAATGTAATAGTCATTTATTAAATGagtatattttatgtataataagTGCATGTTAGAAATAAGTGGATGCTAGAAATAGGTGTTGTGCAGTAttgaaaagttattataaaattacaatttgaaCATATATGGATATCTTACCttatatatttctttcaattattaatGTAGCTTATTAGCTCAGTTGGTTAGAGCGTTGTGCTAATAACGCGAAGGTCTCAGGTTTGAGATTGCATGGgccaaattgaattttaatatttgattcaaATAACATGGACTTTAtaagtaaaaatttatatatatatatatatatatatatatatatatatatattaatctatttatttaaatgattttttaagtGTTTAAAGACAATGAAAATAAAGACAGTGAAGATAAGAAATTCTAAAAACAAGTAAATTTATTCGATGggaaaaattatattcttaaagaTATATagatttaaaagaatttatgcAAATGAGTATGTTCAATTCTTAAATAccattttatatgttaaatatgcATAAGTTGTatttcaaaacatgattttttcatttattttagaaaagtgTGAGCTTCTTGTTAAGTTAGTTAGTCCCCATGAATCTCATGAAGGTCGCGtctaaaaatgaacaaaaataataaatgaaacaaCGATTGGAGTTTAGTACTCAAGATATTTACCCTTAACTATTATGATCATATGAGTAggataaatatgaaattatactTTTTCACTCATATGTGATAGCTAACTAAATTTGGATTTAATTTGTCAAAAGtaagtttactttttttaattataattttcaagtaaaaaaaaaaagcttgaaaatttcaattttgagtTCACTTccataataagttttttttattgaaacaatagattaatgtttttaacatatttataaaatttataaaagattgtAAAATTTATCCTTGTGAGTTAAGAATTCATTTCATGtgtataatataattgtttGCTATGACTAGACTGTATTGTTTACCATTGACAAATGCAATTATAGTTGGATTGAATAATTTAAAGTGTGACAAAGCATGAGATATGTAATTTGGTACTTTGTTTGTATTTCAAAAGACCTAGACAATCATATCTTAAAAATGGTAAtggattaaaaataatgagactattattttaatattaaaaggctcgagtaattttgtatgatttaaatgtttatgttagaggattaggaaTCATATTGTTATTACTACTTTGTATGAgatgtttgattatggttgagaTAATCATAAGGTATGTATCTTTttatgtgtttgattatggttggtaTAATTAGAAGATATGTATTTTCTTGGGTGTTTAATTATGGTTCATATAATTAgtatgtatgtatcttgtttttatgatttttttatccGTAGCTTACCCCATACATGTACGTTTTTGTGTTTTGGGGAATGAAATTATCggtgatgatcgtataatgttttATACGTGAGCAGGTAATGTTGCATATGTTCTAGAGGCGTTATTGACTCAAGAGAGATGGGGAATAACCTTGGGATTTGTATGGTAGAATATCCGAAGTCGAGCGGTTGTCAACAATAAACCAAACGACCGACTGAACGATCGCCTTTATCCGGACAGCTAGCAATAGTAAACAGGCCAGGTATTAGCGAATAGTCAAATGATCGCTTCCGAACGATCGTCAACCTCCTAGACAAAACGATCGTGATATCGTAAGATAATGCCAGTGAGAAAATCGTCATGCCATACGCTCGTCAATGCCATACGCTCGTCAATGCCATACGCTCGTCAATGTCGCGCCTAGTATCGATCGTCTTAATAGCGATCGTCCGTTACTTAAAACAAGCAACCAGCATGGGTCAAATTAACCCAGTCAAGCTAAGAGTCAACAGACGCTCGGTCAGCTTTATTCAGACTGGGTCAATTAACCCGGATAAACTAAGGAAGAAGCGGTTACAAATGTATAACTATGAAAGCGCAAGTTACGGAACTAACCAACCAAATATCAAAGACGAGGACCACGATCAGGTGACTGGATTATCCAACTAACCGAATTTTTAGGTAAACGGTTCATTTTACTTCTAGGTTAAATACGAAAATCCTAAAGGAAACAGGTACGTTTTGATAAtggaaaaaagagagagaaaatattaatttgattattgaacCAAAAGGTTCGGTCATTCcctttttctgacttgagcgtcggagtgccttcaCAGGTACCCACTCCATTCTCCCCGAAGAGCCCTATGCAACTGGAAGATATAAGGATAACTGCATTGTGAGAAGGTGAAGACATCGTTGATCAGGTTCGCGTCTCGGTCCCAACAACTATACCGAAACACTTTGGCGCCCACCGTAGGGTCCGAGATTTAGCGTACCCAAGGAAGACCACAAGAGCCATGGAAGAGAATAACACTCGAGACTTGGTCAAGCAGCTTCAGGCACAGATAGAGGCCCATGCGAAGACTATACGAGAACAACAGGAAATTCAACGTAAACAAATGGAGGAACTTGCGATGCTGAGAGCTCAACGACCTCCGCTGATGATATTGGCCTCCAACAAACAGGACGATAATGAAGGAAGCCATGATGGAGGACCATCCGAACCTGTCGGAGGAGGAAGGAAGGGGCCCACTTCTCTATGGCTTACCAACCTACTTCCATTTACGGAAGCCATCATGCAAGCTATTATGCCAGAAAAACCCCCTCCAACGTTAGAAAGATACAATGGCTCAGCAGACCCAGACAACCCTTTCCGCAACTTTATAGATGCCATGTCATTCTACACAGACAATGATCCAGTCATTTGCCGAGCTTTTTCGTTATCCCTGAAAGATGAGGCACTAGAGTAGTATCACACCTTCCCTCAAAATTCAGTGGATTGCTTCGCTACCGTGGAAACTCTTTTTCGAAAACAGTATGCTACCAACAGAAGACCGGAGATGACTCCGGCTGAGCTCGTAAACATTAAACAGGAGAAGGATGAAACCTTGAAAGCTTTCATGCATAGATACAATGAGACGGCTAGGCGCGTAAAAGATGTGAATCACACGTTTATAATAAACAATCTACCTTCGTGTTTAAGGCCAGGGTATTTCGCTGAACAGTTGTATGCAGATCCTCCAAAGTCTATGGAAGAACTCCAGGCAACGATCGCGAAATTCATACGCATTGAGGACCTTAGAAACTCAAGAAAAAGGCAACAACAAGAAAATCCTAACAGTGGTACCAAGAAAGATACGAAGCGGTCGTCCCACGACTATAAAGCTGACAGACCTCCTCGAAAGGAGTCGGGGTGGACACCCAAATACGATCGTTATACTTTCCTCAACGCGCCCAGAGCAAAGGTACTCGAAGAGGCGCTGCACGCAGAACTCCTCACTGTTCGGCAAAAGACCACTCCAAAGAATGCTGATGGAAGTAAAGCATTTCGTCTTCATCTAAACCTTGGCCATGACACCGAAGAGTGTAACATAGTAAAAGATGAGATACAAAGACTCATCCGTGCAGGGTACCTCCAAAAATACATAAAGGAGAGAACATCCACCAGGGCAGCAACCCCCATCAGGAAGGAAACCTCGCGGAGAAGTCCCGAACGATCGCCTCACAAGGACGACTGACGAAGACGACGATCCCGGAGACAACCCCGACACCCAGAAAGAGAGAGGTCGGTCCGAGGACGAATCGACACCATATCCGGAGGCTTTGCAGGAGGAGGAGCATCAGCCTCCGCCCGGAAAAGACACTTGAGAAATTTAAAAGCGGTGCACATGGTAGATCGACAACCTCGATCCATGCCCAACATCACTTTTACAAATGCAGACTTCCACGCTCCTGACCCTGATCATGATGACCCCATGGTCATCATCGCCGAGATAACCCGTTACGATGTCAGGAAAGTGCTCATCGATCAAGGGAGCTCAGTCAATATCTTGTACTAGACCACATTCCTAAAAATGGATTTATCCGAAGAACTGATAACCCCTTTCAACGAGCAGATTGTAGGCTTCGCAGGGGAAAAAGTTGACACTCGGGGATACCTTGACCTAAGAACTCGACTCGGAACAGGCCAGGAGGCAAGAGAGCTAAGAGTTAGGTTCTTACTGGTAGAGGCAAATACTTCATATAACGCCTTACTAGGACGACCCTGCTTGAACGCTTTCGGAGCCATCGTATCCACCCCTCATCTAGCTATGAAGTTCTCAATTGAGAGAGGCACCGTGTGTATGGTAAGGGCCGATCAGCGAACGGCTCGACAATGTTACGTTGCCAGTTTAAAGGTCACACCTTTCATGCCACCAAGAAGAGCCATAGGAGCCGAAATAGCTGCGATTGACTTAGATCCCAGAACCAATATAGACGTGGTTGTCGAACGTGGTCATGGTCAAAAAGCCGAACGGCCAATGGAGAATGTGCGTGGACTTCACTGACCTTAACAAAGCTTGCCCTAAAGATTCATATCCCCTTCCAGGCATTGATCGGTTGGTAGATGGGGCCTCAGGACATACTGTATTAAGCTTCCTCGATGCGTATTCGGGGTACAACCAAATCCTCATGTATGAACCCGATCAGAATAAAACAGCCTTCATTACTGAACGCGTAAATTACTGTTATGAAGTAATGTCGTTCGGTCTGAAGAATGCAGGAGCAACCTACCAGCGCCTTATGGACAAAGTCTTCTACCATCAAATCGGCAAATGCATAGACGTCTATGTAGATGATATGGTCATCCGAAGTCAATCTGTGGAACAACATCTCAAAGATTTGGCGGAAGTTTTCCTCCAGATACAACGATATAACACGAGACTAAACCCATCTAAATGTACCTTTGGCATCCCAACTGGGAAGTTTTTGGGTTTTATGCTAACATGCAGGGGAATCGAGGCCAACCCAGACAAATGTAGGGCCATACTTGAAATGCAGAGCCTAGAAATCCTGAAAGAGGTACAACGTCTAGTTGGCCGAATGACAGCGTTATCACACTTCATTATGAAGTTGGCCGAACACATCAGGCCTATCctgaagaacatgaagaagggCACCACCCGACACTGGGACGATGAGTGCGAAAAAGCCTTCGGTGCTGTTAAACACATTCTCACCAGCCCTCTAATCATGGCACGATTGGTAGCAGGATCTGACTTGTAGCTGTACATCGTAGCATCCCATCATGCTGTAAGTGCCGCTTTGGTACAGGAGACCCCCATCCTTaagttgatatattttgttagCAGAACGTTACAGGGGGCGGGGGAGCGGTATTCCTAAATCGAAAAGGTAGCCTTGGCCCTGCTCACGTCAACTTCCACCATATTTCCAGAGCCATCAAGTGATCGTCCGAACAAATCACCCAGTCGCCAAGATCCTAAAAAAACCCGACCTGGCAAGAAGCATGGTCTCATGGTCAGTAGAACTTTCTGAGTTCGGACTACGTTTTGAACCTCGAGGGTCCATCAAAGGACAACACCTGACAGACTTTGCAGCCGAACTAACACCATACCTGATAGCTCAGAGCCAATATGGCTCCTTAACGTGGACGGATCCTCAAACAAAAGAGGTGGGGGAGCTGGTATTGTGCTAGAAGGACCAAATGGCCTAATCATCGAGCAAGCCATCACATTCTGATTTCAAGCTAGCAACAACCAAGTAGAATATGAAGCCTTGATTGCTGGTTTAATCCTAGCCAAAGAATTGACAGTCGCTCGATTAGAATGCAGGATGGATTCACAATTGGTGGTCGGTCATATGAACGAAACCTACCAGGTTAAAGATAATCAATTACTGCGCTACTTTCACAAAGCAAACACCCTCCTCAAAGACTTTGTCGATGTCAGCACCATTCATGTGCCTAGGGAACAAAATGCAAGAGCAAATCTCCTATCCAAGTTAACTCACTCAAGAGAGAAAACACAATTATCTTCCATCATCAAGATGATACTGGACCACCCAGTCGTGGAAACTTTCGCCACCGATGTATCAACACACGAAGCTGATTGGAGACAAAACATACATGACTTGATGATGAAGCAGGAGCGAGGAGAAAAAATCATCGCAAGCGAGTCAAAACGCATCGCTCGTTTTCTACATATAGGTGATGACCTATACAGGCGCGACCACACCACACCCTTGTTGAAGTGTATATCGGCAGACGAAGCAGATTACGTTCTGCGTGAACTCCATACCGAGATCTACGGTTTCCACTCAGGAAAACGCACGCTCAGAGCGCGTGTACTACGCACAGGATATTACTAGCCAATGATCGACCAAGATTGTGAGACATTCGTCAAGAAATGTCTCTCATGTCAAGCGCATGGTCATGACTTCCGCGTCCCTCTTGAAGAATTGCACGACATCATCTCCCCATGGCCGTTCGCCCAATGGGGAATAAACATAGTTGGGCCGTTACCAATCGCAAAAGCTCAGAACAAATTCCTCCGGGTGGTGGTCGACTACTTCACTAAATGGATAGAAGCCGAACCACTGTCCATAATCAGTGCCCAACGAGTACAGAAATTCATCTGGCACCTAATATGCCGGTTCGATTTGCCACAAAAAATCATCACGGACAACGGCAGGAAATTCATTGAGAAAAGGTTAGAAGATTTCCTAAAAAACTTGGAGATTAAGCATGTGACCAGCTCAGTAGAACATCCACAAACTAATGGACAAGCAGAAGCCGCGAACAAAGCGCTGCTCACAGAATTGAAAAAACAACTCGGCGAGGCTAAAGGTTTATGGGTCGAGGAACTACCAGAAGTACTATGGGCGTACAGATGCACCCCACATGGATCCACAGGGGACCCTCCATTTAATTTGACATACGGCACGGACGCCATGCTTCCAGTCGAGGTCGGGGAGCCATCACTTAGACGCAGCATCACCGACACGACCCTTAACGATGAGCAGCTGCAGATGAACCTCGACACGCTACCTGAGCGACGAGAAGTCGCCACAGTTCGTGCGGCAGCTCAAAAAAGAATGCTCTCCCGCAGATACAACACTAAAGTCAAGCCTAGAGCTTTCAAAAATGGTGATCTTTTATGGCGGAAACAAGGAGAAGCAAGAAAAAAACGAGCTCATGGAAAACTCGCAGCCAACTGGGAAGGACCTTTCCGCATAACAGAGGACTTGATGAATGGGGCATATCGCCTCGAACTTCTCAATGGGCAAACCATCCCCAACACTTGGAACGCCACTCACCTTAAACATTATTTCAGTTGAAATTTATCATTTCCATGTTTATGAAACATTATTTCTCTACCTACAATAATGAATGTTTTTTCATTCCTCATCCACTATATGCTCAACAAACCGACCAACATGTCCCTCCTACGACACCACATAATCACACACAAGTTTCAAGTCCCAGGGACAAACGCTACAAAACCGGTCGACCtagtagatgttcgccctagaacacccagatCATGGCGCatagggatacactccctctagTAGATGTTCTTCCTTGAACACCAAGGTGCATTAATCAAAAGGACACACTCCCACTGGTATATGTTCGCCCTGGAACACCCAGAACATTCAATCTACAAGATCATTCACAAGTCTAGATTAAATTCACTCAGAGCATCTACCATTCAcgaaacaataataacaaacaacagTGAACACTCAAGTCATGCGCGGTAAAGGTGTTTGTCAAACGTCAAATTAAGCAAATCCTACGCATATGAAGTTTGTTcctaacaaacaaataaatacaaagAGCTCATGGCCACGCCAATACATTACAGTCTAATCTATTACAACATCTGGTGACCCCCGCAACAAACCCTCCGATAGCTTCGGCATTAGGTCCCTCAACAGCAGCTACTCCAACATCATTACCTTCTTCAGGTTCCATGAAAGCATCATCTGGGATCTCAACTAAAGGTACCAATTGACCTTCATACACATCCTTTCTCAGATCAAATTCCACTCCCTCAGTGGACACTTGAAGAAGATGTGTTACTTGCCTCAAAGCCTTCTTGAACCCCTTAATATGTTCCACAATTATTGCTTCGCTCATTTCCTCTCTTATTTCTTTCTCCTCGGCAGCAGCAAGGAGTAGACCATCACTTTCTTTAGTTAAAGCAGCCACGGTTTTCGTTGACTGCTCTAACTCAGTCGCCAACTGGTCCCGTTCTCTCTGCAACTGATCCTGTTCTCTTTTCATCACAAATCCGGCTGTCTGAACATTATTCAACAGCGCTTGAGCCTCACTCAACAATTGCTCAGATTGTTTTTGCCTCTATTCGCAGTGAGAGTGGACGTCCGCCAACTCCTTTAGCTGGGTCTGCGCCTTTTGCAACTCAACCCTCAAAACGCCCCTATCGGATGCGTACGCCATGTGCCAAGCGGCCATAGCTGCTCGACTTGTTAGTTCCAGCATCGCATCGGCCATTTGTTGTTCAGTCATGCTTTCCACAACCTTTTTCTCAGAGTCGTCCAGGTTAAAATCAATCTTATGGCTAAGGTTGAAAGATGGATCCCACACGCCATTAGGAAGAGGGCGATTCGTCCCCTCGTCAACTTCCTTCATTCTCTTTGGAGCAGCGCCCGGTTTGTCGATAGCCTTACCCCTC
This window of the Vigna angularis cultivar LongXiaoDou No.4 chromosome 7, ASM1680809v1, whole genome shotgun sequence genome carries:
- the LOC108336828 gene encoding uncharacterized protein LOC108336828, whose protein sequence is MTPAELVNIKQEKDETLKAFMHRYNETARRVKDVNHTFIINNLPSCLRPGYFAEQLYADPPKSMEELQATIAKFIRIEDLRNSRKRQQQENPNSGTKKDTKRSSHDYKADRPPRKESGWTPKYDRYTFLNAPRAKVLEEALHAELLTVRQKTTPKNADGSKAFRLHLNLGHDTEECNIVKDEIQRLIRAGYLQKYIKERTSTRAATPIRKETSRRSPERSPHKDD